The nucleotide window TTGCCGTCTTGCTCCTCACCATCCTCCTCATCAACTTCACCACGAGCCGCGACCTGCCCGAGCTGGTGCGGGTCCAGGTGGAGCGGTACGCCGTGTGCAGTTACTGGTTTTTTGGCTGGCACCTGGCCTCCACCGGGGCCTTCGCCTTCGCCTTTTTGCTGGTGGGCTTGGTTTCGGGCTTCCTCCTGGGCTTCTTTCTGAGGCGGCGCTAGAGGAGTTCCAAGGCGAGCTTTTCCCCCTCCTCGGGGACGCCCGCCGGGTAGCGGCCGTTGAAGCAGGCGAGGCAGACGGGCCCCCCGATGGCCCGCTTGACCCCCTCCTCGGATAGGAAGGCCAGGGAGTCGGCCCCGATGTAGGCCCGTATCTCCTCCACGCTCTTCTGGGCGGCGATGAGCTCCTTGCGGGCCGCCGTGTCTATGCCGTAGTAGCAGGGGAAGCGGATGGGGGGGCTGGAGACGCGGAAGTGGACCTCCTTGGCCCCCGCCTCCTTGAGGAGGGCCACGATGTGGCGGCTGGTGGTGCCCCGCACGATGGAGTCGTCAATGAGCACCACCCGCTTGCCCTTCACCGCCGAGGTGGGGGAGAGCTTGAGCCGGGTTTTTAGGTCCCGAAGCTCCTGGGTGGGCTGGATGAAGGTGCGCCCGGCGTAGGGGTTCTTGTAGAGCCCGTACTCCAGGGGGAGGCCGCTTGCCCGGGCGTAGCCGATGGCGGCGCCAATCCCCGAGTCGGGGACGGGCACCACCATGTCCGCCTCCGCCGGGGCTTCCCGGAAGAGCTCCTCGCCCATCCGCACCCGGGCGGCGTAGGCCTCGGTGCCGTCCAGGAGGCTATCGGGCCGGGCGAAGTAGATCCATTCAAAGGCGCAAGGGGTGGGGTTTGGGGGAAGGCCTTGGAGGCTTCTTAGCTCCCCCTCCTCCACCCAGACCACCTCCCCGGGCCGCACGTCCCGCAGGTACTCCGCCCCGAGGAGGGCGAGGGCCGGGGGCTCGGAGGCGAAGGCGTAGCCCCAGGGGGCCTTGCCGATGGCGAGGGGCCGCACCCCGTGGGGGTCCCTGAGGGCGAGGAGGGTCTTGCGGTCCATGAGGAGGATGGAGTACCCCCCTTCCAGGCGCCGCATGGCCTCGAGGGCCGCCTCGGGGAGGGAGAGGTGGGAAAGCCTAGCCAGGAGGAGGAGCATGACCTCGGTGTCCGAGGTGCTCTGGAAGGTGGCCCCCTCCTGGAGGAGGCGGTCGCGGAGGGGCTTGGCGTTTACAAAGTTGCCGTTGTGGGCGATGGCCAAGACCCCGTGGGCGGTGCGGGCGGTGAGGGGTTGGGCGTTGAAGCGGAGGTTGGAGCCCGTGGTGGAGTAGCGGGTGTGGGCGAGGCCGAGCCGGGCCCCGGGCAGGCGGAGCTTTCCCAGGCGCTCCTCGGTGAAGACCTGGTTCACGAGGCCCAGGTCCTTTTCCACCAAGAACTCCTTCCCGTCCGTGACGGCGATGCCGGCGGCCTCCTGGCCCCGATGCTGCAGGGCGAGGAGCCCCAGGTGCAAAAGCCCCGCCACGTCCAGGGGGGTTTCGCTCCAAAGGCCCAGGACGCCGCACTCCTCCCGTGGCTTATCCATCCAGGACCTCCCGCAAGGGGCGTTGCCAGATGGCCTTAAGCTCGGCCACCTCCCACTCTAGCACTCCCTTGGGGGTGAGGACCGTGAGGGTCTTCCCCCCGGTTTCCCCCAGGATGCGGTAGGGAAGGCCCTGGGCCTCCAGGCGGGCCGTGGCCTCCTTAAGGCGGTCCTTGGCCACGGTGAAGAGGATGCGGCTTGGCGCCTCGCCGAAGAGGGCCTCCAGGCCCGCTTCCCGCACCTCCACCGTGGCCCCTAAGCCGTAGGGGAAGGCCATCTCCGCCAGGGCCACCAAGAGCCCCCCTTCCGCCAGGTCGTGGGCGGTGTCCGTGAGGCCCAGGGCGATGAGCTCCCGGATGGCTTCCTGCACGGCCTTCTCCCGCCCGAGGTCCAGGAGGGGGGGGTGGCCCGCCTCGAGGCCCGTGAGGAGGTAGAGGACCTCGCTCGCCCCAAGCGTCCCCCTTTCCTCCCCTAAGAGGACCACCACCTCTCCGGGCCGCCTAAAGCCCATCTCCGCCCGGCGACGTAGGTCCAAGACCCCCACCACCCCCACCATGGCCGTGGGGGGGATGCGTTTGCCGCCCGCCTCGTTGTAAAGGGAAACGTTGCCGCTCACCACGGGCACACCCAGGGCGGCGCTCGCCTCCTTTAGGCCTTCAATGGTTTCCTTGAGCTCGTAGT belongs to Thermus hydrothermalis and includes:
- the purF gene encoding amidophosphoribosyltransferase; translation: MDKPREECGVLGLWSETPLDVAGLLHLGLLALQHRGQEAAGIAVTDGKEFLVEKDLGLVNQVFTEERLGKLRLPGARLGLAHTRYSTTGSNLRFNAQPLTARTAHGVLAIAHNGNFVNAKPLRDRLLQEGATFQSTSDTEVMLLLLARLSHLSLPEAALEAMRRLEGGYSILLMDRKTLLALRDPHGVRPLAIGKAPWGYAFASEPPALALLGAEYLRDVRPGEVVWVEEGELRSLQGLPPNPTPCAFEWIYFARPDSLLDGTEAYAARVRMGEELFREAPAEADMVVPVPDSGIGAAIGYARASGLPLEYGLYKNPYAGRTFIQPTQELRDLKTRLKLSPTSAVKGKRVVLIDDSIVRGTTSRHIVALLKEAGAKEVHFRVSSPPIRFPCYYGIDTAARKELIAAQKSVEEIRAYIGADSLAFLSEEGVKRAIGGPVCLACFNGRYPAGVPEEGEKLALELL